The DNA window GTGATTCTTGAGGCATCGCGTAGAGTAAGATGGGAGGATCAAAGGGTTGGATTAGATTGTGAAGAGGATATGATGATGAAcgataataattaatagtaaCAGACTTATGAATGGCTTGAAAGCAGAGGGGACAGACTGTTACTATGGTTGCTTGGCTtctattaattaacaaaaaacgaataaaaaataaagtgtaGTGATTTAGATTATAAAGTGAGGATTTGGATTTACATGTGAAAAGGAAACAAAGAGAATTGGGAGAATCTTGGTTTCGTCTCTGTTATAACTTCTCTTCCAATGCTCTGCTGCTTAGTATCACAATCACCGcccttccttttctttttattaactgattttcgttttttttttaatttagattaaaagggttttttaaaattgggttttaggtttttatttattttaaaaataattaaaatggtgTAGTAGTGAGGCTACCGAATCTAAGTTAATTTGCAAATTATCCAGaagtgattttaaaaatatttaaatgtaattaaatCGAGCCAGAGTTAAAACTATTTGAGTCTATCAATGAGTTAAACTCAAACATCAAAATACTCTTTAAATTGACGAGTCtaattgaattattattatcattattgttattatttataattttatttttatataactaattaaaaaaaatatttatacattttcaATGAAATAGGTTTATGTTTATGTTGATCCAAGAAGTTATTTCATGCAATGCATAACGAATAATAATCAAGTCGACCTAATTCGAAATCAACTTTCAATATTCTATACAGTTCGATCTCAAACtcctaaattataaattttagagtTGGATAGTAGTGTCTTGATTAGAATATGAATTTAGCTTTTCTATTATAGGAAATGGCAATTTAAAACTAGCttgaaatattattataacAATTAGTAGTATTGACAAAAACCAGACGTATGACACAAAATTGTCTCTACCAACAACCCAAAGGATCTAATGGCTGACAAAGCACACGCTCAACTAACATTTCAATCGTCCAAGGGACTGAAAAAGAAGAAGCATCCACAGATAATATTAGTGCAAATTCAATGATAAGGTTATGGCGATTCACATTTTAAGTGCAACACTGGGTCACCCTCATAATGCTTCTTTTCTGTCCTTCAACGCCACCAAGAGTCTTATCATATCATGATCCTCATTAACTTGCATcgcaagaaaagaaaatagcCATTCTGGTTTGTAAGACGCCTTCAGCATCCGAAATGAGCTTGAAAAGTAATACTCGTCAATATCATCATGGATCAAAttgaattcaaatttttatctatttaacaTCTTTTTGATTGAGtttaaattaatgataatttatGTGATTGATGATACTATGCGCAAAGTTCTCATGTGCAACAAAATGACCAAGTTAACAAAATACACAGAAGAAAAGGTAGATTCATattcaagaaaaagaaaaacgtaAAAAGGATTTGGGTCAAATGGTCGGCCATCTCTAAAGCTGCTAAAgtattctaaaataaaatcacTGTAGCACCTTCCAGGCTTCCAGCTCATCAAACAACAACAAGAAGCAAGATATATGGTTGACTAATCTACCATAATAGGCCTTCACATTATCATTATAATAATTGACACCATGCAGATTTGGCAAACAGAACCACCGCACAGGGATGGGATCCAACAAACTCATCCACTCAGTATGGTCATCAATGGAGAATGCTGCTATTGTACGCAGCTAATCCAATCAAACGACGCCATAAGGGCAAACAAAACTCGGTTTGTTCATATCCATAATGATTAGATCATTACTCATACAGGTTAAGGCAAATACAGATATAGGCATATAGCTGTAACAAAGGAAGTTTAACAAAAGAAATTTTACCCATAAGATTAGATCGATCAATAACAAAATTAATGATAAATGGAATCCTTTAATTCATTATGCAGCTCTCCATGCATGCCACCGGCAGCTTCACATTATCCTCGTCTTACTTCTTACAATTTTCATAGGAAGAGAACCCAgcgtataaaagaaaatagaaatgCATAGTTCTCACCAGCATGATCTAAAGCAGAAATCTTTCTTAAGGGAATGATCGTCAAAATCTCACCAGCTATATAGCATGCTACTTTTTCTTGAGTGCATTCATCTTGTCTCTCAAATAGTAAAGCTTGGCCCTTCTCACTTTCTTCTGTTCCAGAATCGTTATTTCCTTAATGTTAGGCGAATACCTATCAACCATCACTTATTTATTCAGTTATCATATAGACATTTAGCATCTCCATGAAAAATTGTGATAATAACACTTCTTTTGCGGGGAAAAATGACTATAGCGCTAGagaaaccaaaaataaaaaagcaagAATGAAGACTCCTCTCTTAATTGTGTAGCTGATTTCTTCTCTTCCTTGAAATTTCCAGACTACTCATAATTTACAATTCATTATTTACGCCAACACCCTGGCATTTACCATAACTCACTTACATCCCTCTTGTTTCAGGATCAAAATTAGTTTCAATAATGTAAACAAACAAAATGTTCTActagaattttataatttttctgttAAAACTCCTTAATGGTCCATAATTATGTCCCTTTTTACCTTTTCCAATACTAAGtccatttcttttaaaattttcaacaatttagtcccttatttttatacattttaaagaaaaatcattaaattctaACATGACACTTTATTATTTACATTATTGAAATTAAAGGACCACATCATTTGATCCTGAAACAAAAGGGATGCAAGTGTGAGTTATGATATATGTCAGGGGTGTCTAAGTAATTTACTTTTCATTATTTATTGCCATTATCCACAAATTTTAGTTGGTCTCTAATCTAGAAAATACAGCTTAACCCAACTCAAATAATGGTTTACTTTCATCCTTGAGATGATAAAGTTAAAATGGTTTCTGACTGCCTTCAAGTACTATAATGAGCTGTCACAGAAAACAACCAAAATTGGCTCAAAACTTAAACAACAAGGTGCTTAAATACTTACAGCGGGAAGAGAGACTCGATTCCAACCCCAGCAACGAGCCTTCTTAATCTAAATGTAGTGCTTATTCCAGAATTACGTCTTGCTATAACAATGCCTTTCACAGTTGAAATACGTCTCTTATTCTCAGGTACTTCCTGGTCATATAAAGGACCAGCAGAGAGTAAATTGAGCTGACACtacaatttttttgtcccatccTATTTGCAACAAACAAAATAACTAAGATTTACATGttgttcaaataaaaacaagGTATACCACTTTGAGTTGCACTATCTGCCCAGGCCTTATATCAGGTATCTCCCTTTGCGTCCTTACTTCAGACACTGCTTCCTTATCTAGAATctgcaaacatttataaacacgACGATGAACAAAAATCTCTATTGAAGTAGTACACTCAATTCCAACAATAATGATGTAATAAGTTTTACCTGCATTATGTGCCTAGCAGTTTTATCAAGTCTTTTAAATTTGATTCTGGGGGATACTTCTGTGAGAGGCTGTGAAGGAACTGCCGAAGCCGACTCGGCAGGATTTCCTGCTGTTGTCATATTCCTACTGAGAGAACACAAACTAAGCCTAGTAACTGGGACACTGCCATGAGATAATCCCAATTTACCGATTGCGGAACCGAAGCTTGTCTACGAaatgaatatcaaattagtttctTGTTAGCAAACAGTTGTACGAAAATTCGatctttctttcaaaaaaaaaaaactagaaattcttaaaatctaaaaataacaaTCCAAGCAATAATTCAATATCATATGCCAGAATAAGAATACCCACAtaaaaattaacctaattagAAGTATATACAATTAACTCCGTAAAAGAAACAATCAAAAACCGACattaaaacacaaataaattgATTAATAAACTTTAAGTGAAGATTAAAGAAAGAACATACATGAGATTGAAATGATCGAAACAACTGATTCTTGGAAGCAGAATCAGATATTAAAGAGGTTAATTGATGAACATTATAAgaagctgctgctgctgctgattTGAAATGAGTGTTAAGTGATTGCCTGCTAATTAAACTCCTATAAAATGACTGCATTTTTTAAATTCTATGAAAGCAAAGTAGAAATTTCAGAAGTTTAGAACTTGTGCTTGGTTGCAAAGAATTTGAAAGGTCTCGTCACAATTTTTGTGCGTCGAGACGATCGAATGGGTGAATTTCCGGTGAAAGATCAAAACCCTCGACTACTTTGCTGTGATTTTGGGGCTTATGGATGGGGATTTCGGTTATGGGCTTAAATTGAGTTCACTCTAAAATTTGAACTTAAAGCCCTAAATGGGATAAAAAGGTCTTGGGCCCGGCCTAATACTTCTGCccaaattattttgttttaaaaataagatatgGGATAACaaataagtaaattaaaaatatatttttataaatataagtatattacTTTTTCATAGAAACAATGATTAttacttaaatttcaaaatttgtgTATGTTCTTATTAATTGTtagaatatatttaaaataaaaagttacttAAAGATGcataattactatttaaataaagaaatttattataatatttatttacccTAAACTTTCTATTTATTTGGAACTGAGTAAGTAATATTTTATcagataaaaaacaaataaatctaaataattGTAGGATTGTTGTTTATTGAAATATTTGCAGCAcactaaatcaaaattaaggTATTAAACTAGAGACTTGTTAGGTAAACCGAGTCTGACACGTCATTTATAGACTAAACTTATCACATTATAaaacgtcattaaaatagtgacaatattgtaatattactattcaaatgtataaaaagtaacaaataaaattacaataatgcCATTAGTTCACGAACAACGTAATAAACTCGGTCTACCTAAAATTTTTATCATCAAACTAAGCACAAAATAAATCATCATTTTATTTCctcttttgtttttaacttttccTCCAACAATCATACTGCCAAGACCATTCAACACCAACTTATAACTAAATGCTTCTTTCATGGACCACCAATGATTCTAATTATGTTTGTGCTTTTACAAGATAAATAATTAGCATTTTGTCTATAATTAtgcaatttatattaaaataaaactaagtcaataatacatattaaaatgttaaaaaggagaaaactTTCTATATTACTCTGCTTAGAAAGAATATTTAGGGATGTGATGCCTCATATTATTACAGCAATTATACCAATAGGAGTATAATTAGTTGGTGCATTTAAACCATTCAATTGCCTTTTACTCAAATTGTATAAATGCTGAACATTCATGCTATGCTAAAAATATTCAACCTTCTAATTAAGTTTATACATATGCCTGATTTAATGCTTATGtagtataatttataatctCTCAAGTAATTATATAATCACATTATAAAAACCCAAACCACGAGTAAGAAGTCAATAAGAATCGGAATTTCTGTAGGAgcaaattattgaaaaaaaatcaatgaagTCTGAATATTTTTAGTTCTTTGAATTTATTTGTTCTATATTTTAAAGTATATTATCATATTGGCCATAAAGTAACAATAGCGCATGCATATGCAATGTAGCCATTGAAAAGGGCTAAAAGTAGGAGTGTGCATTAATCAAAggtataattaaattaaccGATCAAACGAAACTAAATTTCATCTTAGTTTGCTTTCTCgtttgtttggttcaattttggGTCTGAATTTCtcaattaatcaaatcaaacgAATTAActgaataataaataaatatatatatatatatatatatatataccatttttttaacttttagaaatttaagatatttttgtaattaaaatacataatataaatttgtcatTAAATCAAATAAGTAATTAACACTAAAATtgttattactattattttattatattttagttactGAAATCAATGAAATTGTATTATTCGATTAACCAAAATAACTgaacaaacaaaacaattacTTTAGTTCGGCTATTGTTTGGttaagaaaaaatagaaaattcgGCTTCAATTAATTCGGTTTGATAAACGAGCCTACACGGGTCCCCAGTACCCCTACTTAAAAGCACCAGTACTCAGtacatttttcaaaaaaaattacaaatttaaaagaaaaaaatgttcaAGATTTATGACCAAGAAGGAAAGTAAATAAGATTTGAAAAGGTGAGACACTAGGAATAATTTTTCctataaaaaaaaggcttaCCCAAACTAACTATAAAATCCACTTTTGTATCCCAAACTTTTGCCTTGCTTCATGTTCATGTGCTTTCATGCTTCCAAGGAATCTACTGTGCTCGTACAAATCTATACTCCAAATCTGGTGAAAATTGCCTTTCTCTGCTTTTAACCCTGCATGGCAATAAccattttatttatctttaactTTCTACTACATCACATTCAAATAACCttatgaaaaacaaataaaatttacgCCACCTAGACCAATGGATTGtatttcaaatgatataagtgTTCGACAACATTCTGTTAAAGTCGTGCGTTCAATTCTTCGCACAAACGTTCACTTCTTCGCACAAACAGTCTCCTCTCCGGTAATAAAAGAATATTATCTGAACTAGGTCAAGggaacaaaaaagaaaataagtgtAATATCAATTATTACAAGAAATCCAGATAAGAAACTTAACtataattcaatataaaaacAAGGGGCTCTAAGGCTCTTCTTCATTCAATCACTCACTCTCACTCACTGCCATCTATTTGCCACTTCATCAAATTATTTCTTTATATTTCCATTAATAATGCTGCCAAGAACACATCTCTGTCACCATCTGTGACTCAAATCTCATCTTCTCATAAACACCATAGCCACCATTCCCATTTCTTCTCCACATTGCtctaaattaagccaaaccaaattttcaaaacagTTTGCTCATCAAAATAAGCCATGCAAGACCATATTCCTGCTTGCTTCACTTCCGGTGAAAAACCAACCGATGATCCTACTGCAATAACCAGATCAGGACAGAGTGTGTTCATGTCCGTTTATCGTACAAAGATAGCTGATCAGTGCCGTCTGATAACAGTAACATGGTGTAAGAATCTGTTGCTCCATGGTTTATCAGTATCAGTGGACGGAGTTGAAGGTCATGACAGTCAATACACGTGCAAAGTTGAGCTAAAACCCTGGTATTTCTGGAGAAAACAAGGCTATAAAAGGTTCCTAGTTGATGGAAAATCAGTGGATATATTCTGGGATCTCAAGTCAGCAAAATTCAACGGTGAAACTGAGCCTATGTCTGAATATTACGTTGCTGTTGTGTGCGATGAAGAGGTTGTTTTACTCCTCGGCGATCTTAAAAAAGATGCTTACAGAAAAACTGGGTGCAGACCAGCTTTAATTGATCCAATCTTAGTTTCAAGAAAAGAACACATATTTGGTAAGAAAAAATTCTGTACAAAAATCAAGTTTCATGAGAAGGGCAGGTTACACGAGATCTCCATTGAATGCAAGAACAGAAACATTACTAATGGTCTGAGTAATAATGGAGTTGAGCCGGAGCTCGAGATAAGAATTGATGGGCATTTAGCAATTCATGTGAAGCATCTTCAATGGAAATTTAGAGGTAATCAGTCATTTAATCTGAATAAACTAAGAGTTGAAGTATATTGGGATGTTCATGATTGGTTATTTAGTCCTGGTTTAAGACATGCTTTGTTTATCTTTAAGCCATTATTGACATCACCT is part of the Mercurialis annua linkage group LG3, ddMerAnnu1.2, whole genome shotgun sequence genome and encodes:
- the LOC126672912 gene encoding uncharacterized protein LOC126672912, whose product is MQDHIPACFTSGEKPTDDPTAITRSGQSVFMSVYRTKIADQCRLITVTWCKNLLLHGLSVSVDGVEGHDSQYTCKVELKPWYFWRKQGYKRFLVDGKSVDIFWDLKSAKFNGETEPMSEYYVAVVCDEEVVLLLGDLKKDAYRKTGCRPALIDPILVSRKEHIFGKKKFCTKIKFHEKGRLHEISIECKNRNITNGLSNNGVEPELEIRIDGHLAIHVKHLQWKFRGNQSFNLNKLRVEVYWDVHDWLFSPGLRHALFIFKPLLTSPLSTSSSSPSSSPLSCGSIEGINGGSADFCLFLYAWKVE
- the LOC126671100 gene encoding 50S ribosomal protein L19, chloroplastic-like, with the protein product MQSFYRSLISRQSLNTHFKSAAAAASYNVHQLTSLISDSASKNQLFRSFQSHTSFGSAIGKLGLSHGSVPVTRLSLCSLSRNMTTAGNPAESASAVPSQPLTEVSPRIKFKRLDKTARHIMQILDKEAVSEVRTQREIPDIRPGQIVQLKVEVPENKRRISTVKGIVIARRNSGISTTFRLRRLVAGVGIESLFPLYSPNIKEITILEQKKVRRAKLYYLRDKMNALKKK